The sequence AGTGAGCCACATTACAAGGAAAATGTCCAAAGGTGATGCATGATTGCAGATGTAAATACCACGGGTGTTGGCGTATTCTGAACCTTCGATTGTTATGGGGTTTCCTAAAATCCACATCTGAAGAGAAAGACAGGGCGCAAACATTATCGAGGAAGTCAGTAAAGTAACAGGCCTCAAAGACaaactacaagaaaaattaataaattttgacTTTGCAGCGACACTGGCATAAATTAGTGGCACAATGTACATCAAGGAACATTAATTGAGAATGGAGAGCCATACACCAACAAAAACATAGAGGGAACAATCATCCAAATATCAACCCATCTTGCACATTAATTTCCTTTTGAATGCAGTTAACTCAAATGTACCAAAAAGTTCTCAGACTGAAATCTAACTAATTACCTTCTATAAGGTTTAGAATTCACACAAACTTAGGCATACCATAATGCATTTCACAAGAGGGGAGTCCTCAATGCATTTCCATTGCATCCAGAAGAGAAATTTTCAAGATAGTATTAGCATCATCATAAAAAAGTTTGGCTAATGCAACAATGCCTTCAATAACAGTTCTCTTGAAGTATTAAGAGGGTACCACTTGAGAAAATACTTTGTATTTCAAAGAGTATGATGTAAAGGCATCAAATAGACAACATATTGTCACTTGACCGAATAACAAGATGCATATTGCTTACCAACAAAGTTTCGGATCTCAAAGATGCAGGTATTTGTTGTCTTTAATCATTTATGGAACTCTTCTCTTCAAAACAGAGCTGTTCTGGGAGGAAGTAAATCAAAAGCAGCTGAATAGTAAATGAAAGAATTCCACAACTACAAGGACCTTCATAATGACTCAAgcatattgataaaaataatctatttttcCTCTAATTCACAAATCATAGCTCTACAGATGAAGCTCTTTTGAAAGCTCAGTGAGTTTTATATTAAACCAAATATTCTTCCCACATATTCCTTTAAACAAGTTGTCAATGAACAACCAAAGATTCGAAAGGAAAAAAGCAGCTCAACCTCAACCACAAAAACCAGAAAGAAACCACTCAATCCATCCAGCACACAATATCAAACAATCCGAAAAAGCATACCAGTATCATTCATCAAACAAAGTGAAGAAATTACAAACAAACAAGAGACAAGAATCATAAAATTTCAGACAAGATAAAAGATCAAACAGACAGAAAGATTGAAACTTTACCAGCATCCTCCCAGTGACATGCCCATACAAGTTCCCCTGCCGCACTCTCTCATAAGGCCAAGGCAACAGCACCACCATCACAACCGCCCACAGCGCCGTCGTCACCATCATCGCCagaaaacaaacaacaatcCTAAAAACCGATAAAATCACAGTCCAAAACCGATCATCATCCTCATACCAATCCTCAGCCTTCCTTTTCTGCactgccgccgccgccgccgccgccttCTGCTGCGGCGCCGGCGTGTCCGACTGGCGGAAACTCGTCTCAAAAAAACTCTCAAAACCGACGGCCCACGCAAGAAGGAACAAACACTCCAAAAATCCATGCTTTCCCTCACTGAACAAACCaccaacaagatcaacaacaacCAAAGCAAGAATCAATGGACATTGGAGAAGTTTATCAAGGATTCGATGATTTATAGACTGAATGAAAGCTCTCGGATTGAAGAAGATCAAGTAGAAAAGACACAATCTTTGTTTGTCTGGTCGAGAGAGAAAAACGAGAGCTTTTCTATGTCGTCCTGGACCCTGCTTCTCGTCTGGTTAACGGGTTAATGGAGCTCCGAAACCCGATAACGAGTTTGCGGATTCGGGCCCATCTATGGATGcggaataaaaattataaaataaatagatttttattttaaaaaaaaaaaactggaagCCCATAGATGGTTGATGTGAgttgataaaatatatttttttatttataaataggcATACTGAATAAATGGCTACGTGGAATGATTGGACTTTGTTGTCGGGTTTGGTATTGGTTGGAGAACAGACCCGACCCGTCATGGCGGATTCTAGAACGTTGGTAGGCCTTGTCTGCTTCTTTAAAGAGTCTGTGGGAGTGACATTTTGTCACTCTTTGTGtggattaatattattaatatatatattgataaataattaaacaacacCCTTCGGTTTATATTTTCACATGTTATTGATTTAATGGCAGTCCCATATGGaccataaaaaaaggaaatttgttaaatttccatttataaattttattgttattattattttttttataaatgtgataAAAGCACATGTTGATATCTCTATCACAGATGTGTTATTACCTCAAATGAGACTGTTAAGAGACATGTGTGCATAAGTTAATGTATCAAGTGCGCCCTCACCTTGTGAAGACACGTGAGAGGAGGATGTAATATCACCCTTGAATTAATTCttccaataaaaattcaaacttttcaTCATTCCGCACACCACTCGATGGACATATATTAGTGTTTCTAATCACTTGAGCCAAATTGActtttgccaattttttttatttttaatttataactaatgatagtttaatttaaattataataaatttttttaagaatataatttattttgatatatttttaaaattaaattattatatagtgTACACATGCTTTGCTTGGACTTGGGCAGAGATGAAAAGGAAAGGGGACATGAAGGAATTGATTGGCATGACTTTGTGgcattagaaacaaattaataaactGTGACTATCAAACTAAGCACGTGATTAATTATTAACCAAAAATATCATGTCATATTGCCATTCAAATCTTGACTTTGAAAATGACTATGATGGTGGAGTCAGTGATGACCACCAACCTTGAACctaactataaataaataaagtttggaATTTGATCAAAATAGatcaagcaaataaaaagaagatattTGGAAAATATCATgcttaagaataaaaataacaaatatgagATATGGGAAATGtgaataattaaatatggtCACCATTATGCATAGATGAGTCATTTGTTTCCATGTTTGTTATCAAAGGCATTGACAAGTTGTAGGAGTTTTGGCCAAGAAAACAACTAAAGTTGATAATAAAGTAGAGGGGTCAGAAAGAGAAGACAGGGAATATGAgcatattgattatttttattttttaaatgaataaattatttattaaaacaaaatatatataatagtgcATCATCTCTAGTGATGTactttttattcttgttgtttttgttcttttgcttttctctaCATATGCTTCCGTTTGGGTTATTAACACTAGTTTGTactgttttaatttgttttattttttaatttgctaataaaattatagtttatccattttaacTAATATATAACAATGAATTCACGAGTGAAAAACAGAAATTTAagccttctttttttctctcactTATCGCTATGCTCGTATACTCGAACATATTAGAATGATAGCGGTGGGAGTTTTTAATGTTAAAcatttggaggaaaaaaaaaaccacatggaATTAAACACGTATGTACTTTATCACTTCTATGTGGTATGTATGGGAGATACATCACGAAATgtttactttataaaaaaataggagaatattctttttatatatttcacatTCCTGATAAAGTCATTAgaattattatattctttttattatatgaaTCTGATTTACTTTGAGTTCatcattaatttataatattttattttgttcaatgaaatcttcaattttattgcatttgtttccatttatttctatgtataatttaaattcaactatttgtttttgttggtcTACACgtaatttcatattattattattattattattattattattattattacaactGCTATTTCACCAaccaagttttttttatgttaaaaatattattttaatttggtatAATATTCCCTCTTCAAAATTGGACTCAATTTTAATGCTACTGATACTTGCATCCTCTGCCACATGGGATTTAGAAATTGTGGATCACTTATTTGTTGATTGCAAATACACAATCAATTATGGAGTTTCTTCATTTATGTTTTTGGCTCACATGTGATCCCACTATTCATTTCTAGCTTATGGACATCTTGGATTCCGTCCTTAGAAGCTAGATCCCGGACTTTGTGGGACTTTAGCGTTCGAGCCATTTTTTGGCACATCTGGCAAAAGAGAAATAGACgcatttttcatttgaatgctTTACCTCATTTTACTATTATCCGCAAAGTGGCTAACATGCTCATTTCTTTGTTTCCACAGCTTCTCATGCTTATCAACAATCCCTTTCTAAAGTATCGCAAAAGGATCAAGTGATCCCTCGATTTCATAAACTAAAGAGTCGCAGATACCTCCAGCTATATAGAACACAACGTAGATCAAGAGTAGTTCCCCTCTCCTTGCAGGCTTGCAGCTACGACAGGCCTGTGTCAGCAAACAGTTGTCTTCGCCAATCTTGCTGCTTTCATCTTTTGTCTCTCTATCTTCTCTTTTTACTTAACTCCTTATGTTTCCATCACCTCTGGTGAGGTTTTTGTATTCTAGTATGTGATTGTTTGTCTTCACTAGTAGTTGTCTCTATTTGTTGTACCCTTTCTAAtctcttttaataaatcagtggttcatccactttactaaaaaaaaacgATAGCTTTGCAACTGATGCAGAATTAGAAGAAATCTCTAATAGGCTCAAGGAAACAAAGAGATGGCTCAAATATGAAAAGGGTATTACTAAAACTGAAAATGTGATGATGAACTGCTAAAAGCTGAAGAAGGTGAAGTATAAGTTGTGTCTTATTTATTGTTTCTCTTAGATCATAACTAGTACAAAGTATTCTACGGTGTTCTTTGTTGATATGATTTCACCTATATTCCATTATCAAGAAGGTGAGTTATAATCTGAATCACATATATTGTTTCTTTTAGACCATAACTACTTGTTCTTTGTGCTTGGTTTTTTATGATTGTTTATAGTGTAGAATTTAAAGAGCAAAAAAAAGGTTGTTTGTAATATGCATTGCTTATTTATCATTTTGCTTAAATCATAATtggtaatttttctttgttcctTCCTGAGATGTTGTAGAGTTCCATTCTACATTGTTCTTTGCTCAAATCATTTCACCTATATTTCTTTGTTGAGAAAATATACTATCTCTatggcattttttttataaaattttaatttcttcactttcataaatcaattttttttctgttgGATTTTAATATACAACAGCTGATGAAACCCATTGTCAACCGATTCATTGATCAAGAGGCCAGACCTCAAGCAATAAGGGAGCTTGTGCAATGTATAGCAGTCAACAAGTTGGTTCCAAAATCATTGCCAGCACATGAACAAGATACTGCAAGTCCAATAATTAAGCTACAACAATCatagaaggaaaaaaacattCACCTATTAACATTGTGATATTGATTTTCAAATCACAGGTCTTTAATGGCTTTAAGACAAAATTCAACTACAAAATTCTTTGCCCCTAAGCAGTGACCCAGCGGTGTGGTCACATGAAATTGAAGAAAGGATTGCATCATTAAACGCGTTATGTTTCATATCACTAGTTAGTTGttcccttttcttcttgtttttttttccttctgttTCTTGTTAGCTTGGTTGCCATCATTTTCAGGCGTGCTGAATTTGGTACACAAACATGGAATTTGTAATAAATTCTTAATcctcatttgatatatatatatatatatttttgtctctGATCAGGATTATACCCATTTTTTTAGGCACACAACTACACTGCCATATGTTTCACATCTTGTAAATATAGAGCTTCCTTTTGAGTTTGCTGGTCACATTGGTACACTTGGCCCTTATTTTAGGGGTGTAACTACTGTTCCTGGTTAGTTAGGAATTACTTTGCTTGCTTTCAGTATACATTGAAGAGGTTTTTAGTTTTACTTGCCACCCCTCCTTTAAGTGATTTTTTGTGGCTGTGTTTGTCAATTTTGCCCcccaaaaaaatcattataaataaaagagtGCAAAAATTATTCCATTGGTTGTCAAATAcaacaaaattaagaaatgGGTACTAAAGTGACATAATGTTAGGTGATATTTAAAGGATTGTCAACATAAACTAGGAgtaaaaaccttttttttttttagacaaaatttatttatttgctttggTTGCTTTAATTGGAAATATTTGCGGGCTAAAATCTATTGTTATAAATGTTAATTTCTATAGAATTTATAGATATGAgatcagaaatatatatatatatatatatatttataaatataaataaactgtAATCTCCCACTATTATTGTAAAGgggaggaaaaaaattaatgaatttatGATTTCCTCACTTTAGTGATGAAAGGATTTGTATAAAtgtgttaagtctgatgacgtggattggcattatatgataAGTCAAGTGGTGTCATGGcaagaggatgatgacgtggcatgtggtgactcatcaaaggaaaatatgactatgatgatgatgtggcaaaggatgttatcatgaagatcaaggtagagatttaatggagatcaaggtggagatttgattaaaatctagatttaatagatatttctctcaatacaatcatgtgatgataaactatttttggaaagtgcatcaagactataggatcttttctagaaaggcaagttttattttagatatgattatctatccttggtaagatccgggatgataattaatatctttgatagagctcctttttagaaagatctatttgaagagagagaatattctattattggcagagttcaagatcatgaagattatttgaagctatttgaagacacaaagatttagtttggtgtgaagtctatttgaagacacaaactaaataaggtaaaagacataccaaggagatcatcaagaccatatttagcattactatattgaaggaagattcaagagctatctatgggcggaactattcatagagactagtcatatgaggagattgattaaagattgcataagatatgattagagatttgaagatccaagtatggatgattaaagatcatggttaaagatattgaaggctaaacttggatgaagacaagatcaagtttagtaacaatatttccatgagtcaaacaaaaaaatcatttggaagaccaaacttgggagctaagtttggaaaggaagatcgggagatcttgcTGGCTATCTTCGGTAGGGATGGTCACGTGTGCCTTGAGTGGGCACATCCcccgggagagggagaccttttGAAGTGATGTAAGGAAGGGAAGCAGTGCAAGCGAAGGAGCTCGGGTCCCAGTCAATCGCTACGAGGCTGATcgaaggaaccgggaggttgaaggtcgcagattcgtgCACATCCGGCTAGAACTCGATCCCCTGCTCGAtgaggtgggccatgttgcaactgggtgttgcaacatctaactttggaaggtatCCAAGTTAGGAaaccgcggagaattctaaaagaggtaactttgtagacgtcggtgcgtctatataagacatcctgctcgaagatttaggagggagccaacaagtgagagactcttcggtgagagttgagtgtgtggccatcgggcaatcttgagaggatattctttgtattgagagagtgagtgagtgttgtacttcttgttcctatacctcttttagtggattgtttctccgggcctggtccccccagatgtaggcaaggttgtgccgaactgggttaccaatttgcttgtctcctttatctcgctttgattgtgtgtgagtgtttaatctttgagtgagtttttgagtgaacttaacccatcacacccccaccggaaccatcaaaatatttatcaatcaaattttaaaattttattataaaagtatttactattttaatcatttattaaaatattctttTCAAAATAGAACTATCTAAGAAGAGAATAAATCAAGAATAGTGAAATATTAATTGAATGAATTCCACAATGGCTTCCATAATGATTTAAATAGCTTAATGACCACCTATATGGAAGGTTActatgatatatttaaaaagttccCAGTTTAACTCTAGTTTCTAATTATGGATTTAGATTTGTAATCCGAGCTCCACATGACTGAGTGGGGGCACACTGgctagatatttaatttttggttaGATGCACAGTCTGACAACATATGtcgcatttataaaaaaaactcaaccatattgataaaaaaaaaattataatgtgtattatacaaataattaaaaaaagaaattcaataCGCATATTAATTTTgggtaaaatatatatataaaaaaaaaagacaaaacacTATAGATGTAGATTTTAGCAATTACAAAAAAACAGGAAAGAAAGAGTATtgtcactttaaaaaaaaaaagagaaaaaaaaagagagtataAGGACTCCCACAAATTCAAATTGATTAAAAAGGTGATATTTTTAAAGAACCATGGCTGACCCTAACATAAAATAGTACACTTGTTCAATGGTTAACAAATGCATGACATATCTTTCTCACTTtgaatcttaatttttttaattgcaaaataaataaataataaataaattctattagCAAATTTGCAATCTTCTTTTATTGACATCCTTAGtaagtaaacaaataaaacaaccaGCACCACTCTTGTCGGATCGGATTCAGACAGAATCAAGATCCGGATCCGAATCCATATAAGATCAAGAAAGTtccattttgtatttttttatcggATCGGATTTCGGACGGGGATTCTAGACCCGGATCCGAATCCATAAAATATCAAGAAggttctattttctttttccctccCGCGTTTCCCTCCTTTTCCGCTCTCCATTCCCGCTCTCGCTTCCTCCTCCTACGACTTCATCTCCGATGAGCTCTCCGCCGAAAATCGCCGGCGATGAGATGATCACCGTCGGCTTCGACATCGGCAACGGCACTTGCACAATCTCCTCCGTACGACAAGGCTTCGTTGACATCCTCCTCATCGATGAGCCCACTCTCATCTCTTTCTCCGACAAGCAGCGTTTCATCGGCTCCTCCGCCTCTTCTCTCCTCTACCCCTCCTCCACCTTCTCCGACATCAAGGATCTTCTCCTCTCCCAACCCCGGAGCCAACATCGTGTTTCGTTTCTCAAGAAAGAAATCACTCTTACCCCTGTTCATCTTCTTGGGATGTTGCTCTCTCGTCTAAAGCTCATCGCCGAACGATCACTAGGAGTCCCTGTCTCCGATTGCGTCATCTCCTTGCCCTCCTATGCCGATCAATTTGGGCGTCGAGCTTATCTCCAAGCGGCTAAGATCGCAGGCTTGAAACCTCTTCGTCTGATCCATGACACGACGGCGACGGCGTTGGGATACGGCATCTACAAGACCGACTTCTCCGACGGCGAGATCCTTGTCGTATTCGTCGATGTTGGCCATTGCGACACCCAAGTCTCCGTCGTAGCCTTCGACAGTGGTGGTTTGCGTGTGCTCTCGCACACTGCCGATCGCCGGCTCGGTGGGCGTGATTTTGATGAGATTGCTTTCAAGTATTTTAGCAAACAGTTTAAGGACAAGTACAAGATCGATGTTTCTTCGAATGCGAAGGCTAGCATTCAGTTGAAGGCAGAGTGCGAAAAGGTGAAGAAGGGCTTGCGCGCGTTCATGAATGTATCGATAGGCATTGAACTCTTGATGGACGACAAGCACCTGAAAGGGTTTATCACGGGAGAGGAATTCGAGAGGCTGGCATATGGGTTGCTGGAGAAGGTGCTGTTCCAGTGCAGGAATGCTCTGTCATACGCCCGCGTCGGGATCCATCAAGTGCAATCTGTGGAGCTTGTTGGTTCTGCGTCAGGGATCCCGGCGATCACGAGGACTTTGTCTTTGTTCTTCGGCAAGAAAATAAGCCGAACGCTCAACGCGAGCGAATGTGTCGCCCGTGGTTGCGCGCTTCAGTGCGCCATGCTTACCCCTGGGTTCAAAATCAAGAACTATCAGGTCAGCGGCCATTGGTTTTGTATAGCATTGTGCGTTTCCATGGTGCTTCTATATTCTCCTTGATTTACTCCAGTCATAAGCTCATGGCTATAGTGTTGATGGATTTTGTTTTCTCTAATCTAATCTTGATCCATAGCTACACTTTACGTATATCTTGGTTTCTTTGATTTACTCTACAATGTTCATGCATTTTGGTATCTGTCTCTGCAGGTGCGTGACTGGTTGCCTCACTCTGTAGGTTTTGTGTTGGACTCTTTCTGGATTCACAAGAAGTCACTGGTGCCCAAAGGAGAACTTTTTCCAACTGTTAAAGTTGTCAATGTTCCTGTCCGAGGAGGCATCTCCCATTTGTTTGCGTCTTCCACTCACACTGATGAGAAAGGACAGCCACTTGATGGTTCTCAGATAATTGATACATTCTTTGTATGTCTGCTTGTGCATGATCTGTttctattttcttgaattacTTAAGCTGCCATATGCTTCATATGAAATTATGGCTGATGTA comes from Dioscorea cayenensis subsp. rotundata cultivar TDr96_F1 chromosome 15, TDr96_F1_v2_PseudoChromosome.rev07_lg8_w22 25.fasta, whole genome shotgun sequence and encodes:
- the LOC120276912 gene encoding heat shock 70 kDa protein 16-like isoform X2; the protein is MSSPPKIAGDEMITVGFDIGNGTCTISSVRQGFVDILLIDEPTLISFSDKQRFIGSSASSLLYPSSTFSDIKDLLLSQPRSQHRVSFLKKEITLTPVHLLGMLLSRLKLIAERSLGVPVSDCVISLPSYADQFGRRAYLQAAKIAGLKPLRLIHDTTATALGYGIYKTDFSDGEILVVFVDVGHCDTQVSVVAFDSGGLRVLSHTADRRLGGRDFDEIAFKYFSKQFKDKYKIDVSSNAKASIQLKAECEKVKKGLRAFMNVSIGIELLMDDKHLKGFITGEEFERLAYGLLEKVLFQCRNALSYARVGIHQVQSVELVGSASGIPAITRTLSLFFGKKISRTLNASECVARGCALQCAMLTPGFKIKNYQVRDWLPHSVGFVLDSFWIHKKSLVPKGELFPTVKVVNVPVRGGISHLFASSTHTDEKGQPLDGSQIIDTFFSGPDSDASW
- the LOC120277547 gene encoding 1-acyl-sn-glycerol-3-phosphate acyltransferase-like — its product is MTGRGPGRHRKALVFLSRPDKQRLCLFYLIFFNPRAFIQSINHRILDKLLQCPLILALVVVDLVGGLFSEGKHGFLECLFLLAWAVGFESFFETSFRQSDTPAPQQKAAAAAAAVQKRKAEDWYEDDDRFWTVILSVFRIVVCFLAMMVTTALWAVVMVVLLPWPYERVRQGNLYGHVTGRMLMWILGNPITIEGSEYANTRGIYICNHASPLDIFLVMWLTPTGTVGIAKKEIIWYPLFGQLYVLSNHLRIDRSNPMAAIESMKEVARAIVRNKLSLIIFPEGTRSKTGRLLPFKKGFVHIALQSKLPIVPMVLTGTHLAWKKNSLRVRPAPLTVKYLLPIKTDDWEADKINEYVEMVHDLYVNHLPESQKPLNSD
- the LOC120276912 gene encoding heat shock 70 kDa protein 16-like isoform X1; this encodes MSSPPKIAGDEMITVGFDIGNGTCTISSVRQGFVDILLIDEPTLISFSDKQRFIGSSASSLLYPSSTFSDIKDLLLSQPRSQHRVSFLKKEITLTPVHLLGMLLSRLKLIAERSLGVPVSDCVISLPSYADQFGRRAYLQAAKIAGLKPLRLIHDTTATALGYGIYKTDFSDGEILVVFVDVGHCDTQVSVVAFDSGGLRVLSHTADRRLGGRDFDEIAFKYFSKQFKDKYKIDVSSNAKASIQLKAECEKVKKGLRAFMNVSIGIELLMDDKHLKGFITGEEFERLAYGLLEKVLFQCRNALSYARVGIHQVQSVELVGSASGIPAITRTLSLFFGKKISRTLNASECVARGCALQCAMLTPGFKIKNYQVRDWLPHSVGFVLDSFWIHKKSLVPKGELFPTVKVVNVPVRGGISHLFASSTHTDEKGQPLDGSQIIDTFFVCLLVHDLFLFS